In the genome of Raphanus sativus cultivar WK10039 chromosome 9, ASM80110v3, whole genome shotgun sequence, the window ACCAAATGttcttatcatcatcatcctccacTGATGAAGGCTGTCCAAATAATCCATCAACTTCTTCTAATTTCTTACATCTAACCAACTCTAGTGATGAGTTAGGTCAATCACATCATTCCAGCTTCACCATCAGGTAATCTTTAAAagatctttccttttttttctttctgtctcCAATTTGTTTTATGAAGAAGTAACAGTTTCTTTCTTCACTTTGTTTTAGTTCAAAGTCTTTAGCTTTCTTGATGAGTTTTCATAATAGATAAATAGATCTTTTCTTCCCATCCATTCAATTTTTCTTAATGGGTcagattcaaaacaaaaaaaaatatttatttttttagtttacctTTTGCGAACCTGTGGAGCTTAAATGGCATAATATATTGAGTGTGTTGActatttcttcattttttcatatatatttttttctttgatactTTGATCTATAGCATGTGAAGTTTATCTGAAGTTTTTGTTTACAAAACATTGAACCTGTGTTTTGTCTGGATTACTAATAGCTGagagtttcttttttcttttttttggtgtgtTTGATGGTTTCGTAGAGATTATGCATGTAACTACCGAACCAAGAACATTCAGAAAAGCTGGCCTTTTTCCTCAACAAGTTTGCAACTTTGTTTGAAACATGGCTTAAGTGATCTATTGCCACCAATGCAGCCTCTTAACTCTGTGGTAAGCCATCCTCCTGAAGCTTCCTCATCGAAGAAGCCACACATAACTCCTGTTGAAGCAATAAGCTGCAAGAGAAAGTTTGAAAAACTAGGCTCCAATCAAGCGTTAGCAGAGACTAAGCAATGCTTTGAGAATGGTTCAAAATCCAAAGTCCAAGTAGCTAACGTTAACAAGAATCCTAGAAAAAAATGTGGGTTAATAGTGAAACCAGGAGCTTGTGTGGATAGTGAAATAATAGAAGACCAGGGTTGTCTCTTTGAGTCTATGGTTTTGAGAACTTGTCCCATCTGCAAAACCTTCTCGTCTGCTTctagcaccactctgaatgcgCATATCGGTAAGTGTCTGTCTGTTGACTCTGGACAGCAGCCAATTAGTAAGCCTAGAGTTAAGCCACGGGTGAAAGTTAAAACGATGGTTGATATTTACGCTACTGCAAAAGGATGCACATTAGAAGATCTTGATGAAAGAAATGGAACAAAGTGGGCTAATAATAAGCCTGAAGTGTGCAACAAAAGGAAGAAGCCTAGAGTGTTGCATGTTCACGTTGATGAAGATGCTGCTGGCATTGGACCTGTCTACATTGATGCTAAGGGCCAAAAGCTGCGGATTATATCTGAGTTTAACGAGAAAGCTTCTGATCCATCAAGAGAGCAAGCAGAAGATGCCAGTGAGAAGAAAACTACTAAAGAAGGGAAGGGGAATTACAGAAGCTTTAGGAAAAGACTTGGGGGAAAGAAGTATTACAAGCTTTGTGAAGGCAGTGCTTTAGAGGTAATGCATGTGTTCACATTCTACCTCTCATAGTTTCTTACtggtaatatatatacacatttgcATGATCCATTCTTGATTCTTTAAGTAAGAAAAGTTCTCGTTTAGCAAAGTCACTTGTGTAGCAGATATTGGAGTATCAAAGAGGTTATTCTGAAGAAAGTAGAGACATGGAGAGTTCAGGTCCAACTAAGCGTAGGATCAAGAAGCATTCGGTGAGAAACATTTGTGATCAATCCAAGAATGGACATTCATTGTCAGAAGATCCTCTCGCGCCCAGAGGTCCAAGTCGTGCGAGTGTTGATTTATTTGAGACAGTTTCTTCTCCTTTAAAGAGTCAAAACTCATGGAGAAGTTGTGGGGAGATCCAAGTCTCTGGAAAGATCACTAAGGTTTTTGCATCCGAGGGTGAGGGCGTTATGAAGTTCAAGAAAGctcaagaggaagaagaagattcagGGAGATGGGAGTCTGTAATGACTCAAGAACGTGTAACGACAGATTATAATGATTGGGATGGTAATGAAGAAACAGATGCTTCAACTAGTGGTGGTGAAGAGAATGATTATGAAAGCTGGGAAGAGACTGGTAATAACAAAGAAGATGGTAATATGTTGGATAAAACCAATGATCCAGATGCTGAGTTTGGAAGCATGGTCTACAAGCAAACTGGTTGTGAAACTAAAGAACAAGGAGGAAGCACATTCATGGAGGTTGATCCCATTCCTATTCCGGGACCTCCAGGGTCATTTCTACAAAGTCCTTGGGATTTGGAAACTGATGCAGCTGAGCATCATGGAAACTTTTCAGTTATCACAAGCCATGTCAAATCTTCCCAAGATCAGCTTGACCTCACTGACAGAAACTCATCTGAATCACCATTTGGACAATCAGCACCACACATGATCCAACAAGATTTAAGTCTCTTGGGTAAGACTGTTCCCGCGGCTCCTTCAACTTCCAACTCGGTGTTTCGGCTAATGGGAAAGGATGTGATGGTTATCAACCAAAGAGAAGAGACCTCACATGGAGACTCAAGTCTAAAACCAACTTCTCAGTTTCAAGATCTCTCTAAGACACAACATGCGTCTCCTcctgttcatcttcttctccatcgtcCTTATGAATGAAACGGTTTGTATCTCAACACCAGCACAAAGCTTTCACAACATTCCGTGAGAAGTTTAGATCAAGAACTCTACATTCCATTAGAATTCTAATCAACTCCTGTAATTTTCTTTCTATGCTTGGTTTTAAGAAGTTTTCTCCTCAACCATTCAACATCAAAGGTTTCATGATTATCTAATAAGGTGGTTGAGAAAAATCTCAAGAGGCTGCTTTGAATAAATTGGTGATGTAAACTCTCTTGTAATCTACCTAGCTAGGACCTATATTCATTAGGATATCGAGAACTCCACTAAGGTGAAGGACCCCACTTTTGTTCCAACTGCTTTCAAAGGGGTGAAATATAAATGTGAAAGTTATTATAATGTTATgaaaaacgaattttaaataaattataaatgagtTAACATCATGattcttctttatatataggatagatatatatttatatacatatatatgtatgtatatggtTGAGATCATGTGAGGTAGTCAAGATCATAGTCACCGTCATGACATTCATTGTGTATACGCAATTCATTTGCTTTTGTCTCACTAATTCCTTATTTTagaatgaaaacatataaactttattttcgtcaaaaaaaaaaacatataaactttattgtACAACTTCGTGATATAAAACTTCCGTTGAGTGTAAACAATGTCAAAAGCTAGAAAAGGTTTTATATATAACAACCAAAAGGAGAGTTGCATTTTGGCGATGatgagttgttttttttttgtcatctgataATATAATTACCGAACTCAACCTAGCAAAAGGTTTGGTTACAACCATGCTTACAAAGAAGCATAACACTACAAGGTCAGTACTACTCGCGACCATATATACCCAAAAAATTAAGCCATTAACCTCCAAACTTCAACCACTTAATGCTCTAACCCAAAAAATTCTAGTGCTTGAATCACTAAGTCTCAACTGCCAAAGAGGACAGCCTTTCTTCATTCTCAAAGAGATCCTTAAGCCAAAAAGGAGCACCTGAAGCTACATAAGATTGCATATAGCCATCTTTAAAGACACTTTGAGCTATGATGAAAGCTCCTCTATTAGTTGATTTCTCTTCACTTAACACTCTCCACCATTCTATCTTCTCCAATCTCTTCATTATCTCAGCATGTTGATATTTGAAATTTGGCCATGCTTTTGGTCTTGTGACAACTTGGGGCAGAGTAGTATCATCTATAGCAATGATGATACGGTTTAGGCGATGAGAATAGAAGCTTTCCAATGCCCATAAGAGCGTCTGGAATTTGGCCTCGTCGAGCGAGCGAACATTGAATATTGCCCGTCGACTATGCATTAATACCTTTCATGTTTCATCCCGTACTACCCAAGCTGCACCACATTTAGCCTTGGTTTTGTTCCAATGCACCCCAATGTTTCCTTTCAACCAACCTCTCGGTGGAACTGACCATGACTTCATTCTAACCGTCACTGCCTCAAGTTCCTCCTTCTCccatttcaaatcatttttccTTGCCAACAACCAGAACTCTGCCTCCTCCATCGCTTTAGCAGCTACATCTGATGGGGTTCTGTCCCTTGCCTCAAAAAGAATGCCATTTCTAAACTTCCACAAATACCAAACTAACCATGGTATCGCATTTCTAACCACCTCAGGAATGTCACCGTTTTTCATCATCAACATGAGGGCGTGAAAGttagaaaagtgagatacctcATCAAATCCATGCTCTAAGTGTGGCACTTTGGCCAGAGCCCACACCTGTCTTGCTACCGTGCACTGGAAAATGATGTGGTTGATTGATTCACCTTGATGAGCTGTTTTCTTGTGCagctatttttaaataaaataggaagagtatataaaatattactaagAATATATCTGCTAAAAGAAGAatgaatattcatttttttttaagttcaaaaaagaaaaacgaatATTTATCTGTGCGTGTACACGTTGTATTGAGATGAGTACAACCACAACGGCTATATATACTGCATGcccattttcataaatcatttGATCATTATCGTATGCTCTTCTTTTGTTTGCATGTTAGCTGATGCACATGAATGTATTATTTACACATTCACGAATATAACATAATACATTGTTTTCTATGAGGTAGAGTACAAACAAGCTCTAAAAAAATTGGTAGGACGtaattaatatgaattaaacTTAACGTGGCTTGGATGTAATGAAGTGAATTTCGTTAGTAATGTCCATTTAAGATGATAAACGAAATTTTGGTTTAAAAGAGAAAATCAGAACAACTACCTGTTTCTTAACTTATGAGTTATTGCAAAGTTTGACATTTGAGAGCACACTCTCGTCTTGGTGTTGAATAATGGCCGttaccacacaaaaaaaaagggattgaaattttcagttttatgtgtgttttccGAGAGAGAGATTGACTGTCGCATCACATTAAAAAAGGTATGTTCCCGTGTCCACTCAGACCTGAAATGCAATATTGGTTGGTCTAATCTTCAATTGTGTTTATTCATGAAACGCCACTATGACTATCTACAATGGTGTTGAAAACcccttttttctattttaacaCTCCGCATCATCTGATCTGGAGGTCATTTAAACTCTCCAGATGTGTTTTTCGGGCTTCAAAATATGTTCCATCCCAAAGACAGCAAAATAAAATTACTGATTCGTTAACTATAATTGCTCGCTCATTTCATAGATCCCTTTGTTTTATTGGTTGTTTTAATCCGGTGTAGTTATTCataccacctcaagtttgattAATATAATCGTATACTGCCAAAAAAACACTCTATATCATCTTCTCTCTTTTGTACCTAattattcaatatttatttcatttttaatctatataatggttttgtttaataaaattcaacacCTTATCCCAcaatttttaattcataatttttattgtttataataactatatattaataactttGACTGTAATTaacttaaataattaaaataacatagtTTTAATAATCTTCTATTTATATTCTTAACtaatttttgaataattatactaaaactaatattattaaaattcaacTTCATTccatctaacaaaaaaaaaaagaataattgcAATAATACAGTGAAAATGGAATTTTTTTGTCCAAATCAAATAAACCAAATCTATATttatagaatataaaatttatgaattttaatataatatgtttttaatatattatttgatataaagTAATTGATCTTAAAATCTATGATggaataaaaatctataaaatctaAACAACTATTTATATAATGACATGTGTACCGATTGactattgtatttttaaaacaaaaagaacaaaTCAGTTTTGATAACTCCTTTTATCTATGTGTGGTTCATATTGATCAAGATAATTTTGTGGACTCCATTTTTACCTTTTCAacatcttatataataaagttgagtttttttctcCTTGGGGAAAAAAATGCCATGTAAcattctctttttaataattaaaatattttctcaactttatttaatgtgttttggttttaacTATTATTaggtattagtttatttttattattgacaatttattaaaatgatgttttaattttggattgaaagtttaatttattatgaattttatgtcttgattttttttagatttcataactcttatgttacatattttaaaaaatacttttaaactatttcttaatattttgtatgtcaaataaaaatacaaaatatggaaactaaagttaagtattttcaaaaaaaaattaaacataaaatagatacatatccaaactattactttatgtttgaaaacatttaaaatattaactttagtttttatatatttattttcataactaatatattatcttataataaaattaattcatttactaaaccaCGGTTCACCCACGGTTGATCCAATGATCCAAAGACCCGGTAAATCGTATGGTTCAGTGTCCGGATCGAGTGTCAAAATATTGGTTCATAgaatttctttatatttgatgttgacgatagAAAATGGAACCTCtacgattctccttctttaacgcaatcgacgtaaccgtcatataatcaatctagaaatttcattcatcccactctaataatgtttagtaattgatggCGATTCAAGTTCAAAAGACTacatttggtctattggtattggcacataaactctatggtatcttccCATGCTACACTAtgcaaggaaaccaataacttccctgatgcatgctatccgtgtttacattttaaaaactgtgaacatgattaatatactcttaaaacttaactaaacaaaaaaagaatcattacttccaatccgagagaaatttaaaaacgttgcctcgttgctaaagttatttaaaattgatgtaaaccacacatcaccctcaccattaatcctttgcaccacactaaccatttattgtcaaaactATTACTAAATGCAACAAATCAGCAAGCCCGAATCTCACAGATAATTAGAAATTATCTTTCTCATGATCGTTACagatgctaacatctcatttactaattaacaaatttattttttactaggaagatttggtgaaattattccattccggttaaaatagaagttgtccattaaatagaggagtttaggaaccatttatagtttttagctaaaaaacatatttagattcatattaagattcgttgatatttcTAAGTAAgggtggacaaacaagaattttgtTAAGAACAtacacaaaatcttccattataacaaaactaatatagaaaataatttcatgtttattattttaagatacatctttttgagagactttaaaactaaagtaacacatacaactcgcactctatattttaaaagtcaacatggtaatgttaaaaatatatattcgatactcaccaattattttatcaaaaattgacacttcacccttattttttataaaatttataaaatttgaaacgtattccatctttctattatttgaactaaatatattagtaaaagttttatagtttatatatagttattttaataattattaatataagtatgttctctatataaaacatcaactttgtttaTGACTATCatctttttattctatttttattaaatcgattagtaacaatCACTTATCCTATTCtactttgaactaaacaacttcaaacaaagtaatgcaccacggtcactaaccactataaaaaagatcagaaaatatcatttttaatatatttttgtttttatttttaatatattttatttgttaaaaccatataataatttataagtttatgtaaaagtataatATACAAACCCGGCGCGTAGAGCCGGAATATCACTAGTGTTGAATAAAATTCAACTAAAATGAATCTACATCATTTTTTCTAGCTTTTCAACAGCCTCAATACAGCTATTCAACAATTGAATTTTTCATTCAACAGGTTCATTGTGGATAGTCTAACTCCAAAAGAATTACAACTTGTAACAATATTTAACCTTTAAGAGGGTTAATTAATATCAAGcaaatcttttcttttaaaattaacaaGACTTAGTTGAAAAGTTTTGTCAACATGTAAAAGCATttatatttgacaaaaaaacacatttatgacttttttttttgaacacaaactTTGATTATAACTCAAATGCAAGAGCTACAAAGCCAAGAGGGAATTAAACATCCTCTTGTGAACAATTCATGAACTACAATAGCAAATAGAAACAAGCATGATAGATCTTCATATGAAGTTGACAGCGAATTCAAAACCAAGTTTGAATGCGTCGATAAAGCTTCCATCACATAGTCGGACAGCTGAGAGATAGTCACAAGTGACGTTGTGTGACAGTCCTCACCAACGAAAAAAACCGAAGTAGTCTCGATTGCACCTTCAGGCCCTGTACGGACCGCTCCACAAAGTAACAAACCGGTGAGTGAACTGAAACGAAAACTCAGAAAAGAATCCGAAATATTTTCTCCATTCATAGAAAGGAGACATGGTAGTGAAGTACCCTTCACATTAGAAGAGGAAGTGAGAGTAGCACGCCGACAAACTGAACTTACTAGCTTTTGTTGTATCAAAGCTGGACGCCGGAGTGGATTCCCACCCACATCGGACGCCAGATTCATGGCTCAAAACTAAATGCCGGAGTGGATTCCCACCTACATCAGACACCAGATTTACAAACCGTTGTGATAGAAGGTATGTTTGTGGTGGTTGGTGGTATAAATCTTCAGACGGTCGTTTTAAACGGAGCTTAAACTATTTGAAGGGTGGAGGAGGCCAGACATGGAGGATGGAAAGGAGGAAGCAGGGAAGAGGGGTGGCGCTGGAGGATGCTTGTCTTCTCAAACACATTTATGACTAATTTAATAGAAACTTGGTATTTCTCTAGCCCTACGAAGAGCTTGCTTAAGCTGAAAACCCTTGTTATCTGACTTTTTGAGATGTGCGCTGCGCAATGGAAAGAATTGCTCCTTCTGGTTCGATATATGGTTTGATATAGGGTCTTTGAATGCTTTTTTGGAGACTTGGGACCGAGACAGTTGCGTATCATGAAGAATGCCATGGACAATGTGCTTTACCACCAGCTCGTAATCATACAGCTGAAACACGACAAATTTTTCTAACAGCGATTTCTCCTCTGGACAACAGTGCTGGCAATGGTCAGTTCCTTTGGCGTCAAGCCAATGGTCCCTTTGCAGCAAATTTTTCTTCTCGGATCATTTGGGTGAATCTCAAAATTCCATCTCCTATCAAGTAAAAAATAACCTGTTGAGCAGGTAAATGTAATGATGTGTAGGTTTTTTCGAGAAAATAGTTATtgaactaataaaataaataaaaattaaactaaaatcataaaattaaattaaaaaaatcaggtaactaaataaaatacagaaaactaaataaaaattcaaaaattcaaaaaaaaacaaataaaatttcagaaattaataaaatttcaaaaataaatacaattaaagtaaaataaaaatattaaataaaaactcagaaattgaaaaaaactatagaaaatcaaaaatataaaaagttgaaaaatttataatagtttttttaattacaaggttattattaaaaaaaacatataatcgttgacaataaaaatttcaaacgtATCACTGATGACGATGGTGGTTTCTCACACTACTATAACAATGACGTTTTTGACGATTCTCAAACAATAGTTTCTGACATCATTGTTAAAAATGATGATAGATATGTCTATAACAATTTTGACAACCATCATTTAAAACAGTATCTaccattttaaaaaactttgatATATCTACCGTTTTAAACAATGGTTGTCGAAAACATAGTTATTGACATATCCACCATCATTTTAAGGATGATATCGGAAACTACCTTTAGAAATATGTCAAAACATCactgttaatggttatgtgagaaaccaccATCGTCgtcagtgttttttttttgaaattgttattATCAACTATgatatatttcattttcaaaataatcttgtaattttaaaaagtaatattaatttttcattttaaaaatattgtgatttttctttaatttttaattaattttctgaagttttatttaattttatgtatttttaatttaatcttacttattttgaagttttatttaatttctgattcttttttaatttttgaatttttatttaattttatgaatttttatttagttacctgattattatttttctgatttttatttaatttttattgatttaattaattaaataatattttttcgaGAAACCCTACATATCACATGTCATTTTTTTACTTGATGGAAAAGTAAGCCAAGTTGAAagtttttatgatataaatgtCACTTTAAAGGTTTGAAGTGCTAGTAAAAAAACTTTAAGATTTAGAGTGTTAGTAGGTGccactttcaaaaattttattttggtgtgAAGATAGCAAATTAAACAAGAGACGAAATGTTGGTTTTGGTCTTCCATTAGTAGCTttatacaatttaaaataagtACTTCTAAGCATGTTTAAAAGCACGGCAtaatatatgactaatatattaatttggtGCAGAGTTCGTTGCCATTAAGCTAACACTTAACAGATTAAATTAACTTGTCGCAAACTGAAAATTTAATTTGCTGATTAATTAGCTGTCAAAGAGAAGTAATgacttcaaaaatatataatcaaaattttaaatgacaCGTTTTATTTCATTACTTCTCTTATAAAATGtgtcatttaaatatttttacactAACTATTTCATAattgaaataaatttatgttttaataattatatatacttaaccaatattatttgagataaataaactatttataaaattaatatatatattaattaatattaaacttaaaatatgtaaaaattatattaaaattcatccaaaatatttgtttaataaaaaatgtaaaataaaatagagagatGGCTACATTATTCTTACGAGAGTACCAAATAATATACCCTATTacagtaaaaactctataaattaataaatttcatgATCTTAacgttattaatttatagaattttgtATATAGCTTCATAATGTGTATTACAAAGTTTGGATTTGAACTCAGATGGTGATTTGTCATAAGCATGATGAGATGTTTGGAAATGTCTAAATCGACCATTGATGTGTAAAGGCGGAAGCTgttaaagttttaaatccgGGCATTAATTATCGTCACTATTATGAGAATGGTTTTCATTCACCATATTGATGGAGTGCTACATTAATTTTCTATCAAAATTTCTACACCAATGCTTGGATTTGCATTATCCCCTTAGTATTAAAGTAGGAGCATTTTAAAAAAGTAACCTTCTCTTCATATGTTTATAACAATTATgccatttcctatgtggcatcACTATAATTCTTCTCAGCTGCTTTAAATAAAAGCTCTCCTTTGACTAGCATAATTACAAACATTGCCATTATTATGGACCAATTATTAGACATCTTAATTTATTACTACTTCCAACTTATATATTAAACTTGCGCATGTATTGCTTCCAAAGTTGCATCGTATGGTTTGGTAAAGTTTTGTTGTAAAAGATACAGAAAACGACAGCTTCATTATGATTTCATtgtaatttatatagttttatatgttcttatataaattaaaatatgaatatagtTATACTTAGACTTATATAgtctaataaatttaaaatcaaaaaggCTTATATTgtcttaaatttagtttatatttaattatataaattaaattatcttttgttttta includes:
- the LOC108824370 gene encoding uncharacterized protein LOC108824370; the protein is MFLSSSSSTDEGCPNNPSTSSNFLHLTNSSDELGQSHHSSFTIRDYACNYRTKNIQKSWPFSSTSLQLCLKHGLSDLLPPMQPLNSVVSHPPEASSSKKPHITPVEAISCKRKFEKLGSNQALAETKQCFENGSKSKVQVANVNKNPRKKCGLIVKPGACVDSEIIEDQGCLFESMVLRTCPICKTFSSASSTTLNAHIGKCLSVDSGQQPISKPRVKPRVKVKTMVDIYATAKGCTLEDLDERNGTKWANNKPEVCNKRKKPRVLHVHVDEDAAGIGPVYIDAKGQKLRIISEFNEKASDPSREQAEDASEKKTTKEGKGNYRSFRKRLGGKKYYKLCEGSALEILEYQRGYSEESRDMESSGPTKRRIKKHSVRNICDQSKNGHSLSEDPLAPRGPSRASVDLFETVSSPLKSQNSWRSCGEIQVSGKITKVFASEGEGVMKFKKAQEEEEDSGRWESVMTQERVTTDYNDWDGNEETDASTSGGEENDYESWEETGNNKEDGNMLDKTNDPDAEFGSMVYKQTGCETKEQGGSTFMEVDPIPIPGPPGSFLQSPWDLETDAAEHHGNFSVITSHVKSSQDQLDLTDRNSSESPFGQSAPHMIQQDLSLLGKTVPAAPSTSNSVFRLMGKDVMVINQREETSHGDSSLKPTSQFQDLSKTQHASPPVHLLLHRPYE